From Equus przewalskii isolate Varuska chromosome 7, EquPr2, whole genome shotgun sequence, one genomic window encodes:
- the ZBTB14 gene encoding zinc finger and BTB domain-containing protein 14 yields MEFFISMSETIKYNDDDHKTLFLKTLNEQRLEGEFCDIAIVVEDVKFRAHRCVLAACSTYFKKLFKKLEVDSSSVIEIDFLRSDIFEEVLNYMYTAKISVKKEDVNLMMSSGQILGIRFLDKLCSQKRDVSSPDENNGQSKSKYCLKINRPIGDAADTQDDDVEEIGDQDDSPSDDTVEGTPPSQEDGKSPTTTLRVQEAILKELGSEEVRKVNCYGQEVESMETPESKDLGSQTPQALTFNDGMSEVKDEQTPGWTTAPSDMKFEYLLYGHHREQIACQACGKTFSDEGRLRKHEKLHTADRPFVCEMCTKGFTTQAHLKEHLKIHTGYKPYSCEVCGKSFIRAPDLKKHERVHSNERPFACHMCDKAFKHKSHLKDHERRHRGEKPFVCGSCTKAFAKASDLKRHENNMHSERKQVTPSAIQSETEQLQAAAMAAEAEQQLETIACS; encoded by the exons ATG gAGTTTTTCATCAGTATGTCTGAAACCATTAAATATAATGACGATGATCATAAAACTCTGTTTCTGAAAACACTAAATGAACAACGCCTAGAAGGAGAATTTTGTGATATTGCTATTGTCGTTGAAGATGTGAAATTCAGAGCACACAGATGTGTTCTTGCCGCCTGTAGCACCTACTTTAAAAAGCTTTTCAAGAAGCTTGAAGTGGATAGCTCTTCAGTGATAGAAATAGATTTTCTCCGTTCTGATATATTTGAAGAGGTCCTGAACTACATGTACACGGCAAAGATTTCTGTGAAAAAAGAAGATGTTAACTTAATGATGTCATCGGGTCAGATTCTTGGTATCCGATTTTTGGATAAACTCTGTTCGCAGAAGCGTGATGTATCCAGTCCTGATGAAAATAATGGCCAATCAAAAAGTAAGTATTGCCTCAAAATAAATCGCCCCATTGGAGATGCTGCTGACACTCAGGATGATGATGTGGAAGAGATTGGAGATCAGGATGACAGTCCTTCTGATGACACGGTAGAAGGCACCCCCCCGAGTCAGGAGGACGGCAAGTCCCCTACGACTACTCTCAGGGTTCAGGAAGCCATCTTGAAAGAGCTAGGGAGTGAGGAAGTTCGAAAAGTGAATTGCTACGGCCAGGAAGTAGAATCCATGGAGACCCCAGAATCGAAAGATTTGGGGTCCCAGACCCCCCAAGCCTTAACATTTAATGATGGAATGAGTGAAGTGAAGGATGAACAGACGCCGGGTTGGACCACAGCTCCCAGTGACATGAAGTTTGAGTACTTACTTTATGGCCACCATCGGGAGCAAATTGCCTGTCAGGCATGTGGGAAGACATTTTCTGACGAAGGCAGGTTGAGGAAACATGAAAAACTCCACACGGCGGACAGGCCATTTGTTTGTGAAATGTGTACGAAAGGTTTCACCACCCAGGCCCACCTGAAAGAACACCTAAAAATCCACACAGGATATAAGCCCTACAGTTGTGAGGTGTGTGGGAAATCCTTTATTCGCGCCCCAGACTTAAAGAAGCACGAGAGAGTTCACAGCAATGAAAGACCATTCGCCTGCCACATGTGTGACAAAGCCTTCAAACATAAGTCACACCTCAAAGATCACGAACGAAGACACAGAGGGGAGAAGCCTTTTGTGTGTGGTTCCTGTACCAAGGCCTTTGCCAAGGCCTCCGATCTGAAAAGGCATGAGAACAATATGCACAGTGAAAGGAAGCAGGTTACCCCCAGTGCCATCCAGAGCGAAACAGAACAGTTGCAGGCAGCAGCCATGGCCGCTGAGGCGGAGCAGCAGTTGGAAACAATAGCCTGTAGCTAG